The Methylomicrobium agile genome has a segment encoding these proteins:
- the cmr4 gene encoding type III-B CRISPR module RAMP protein Cmr4 produces the protein MFQETRIAFLYCVSPVHMGTGTAVGGLIDNPIQRERHTEYPMMAGSGIKGAIRHDYWAQDKSSKLLNRLFGPENDASEHAGALSFSDGQLAAFPVRCPKAGYVYATSPLLLARLKRQLALAKTQVDWVIPNLESGKCRIINPDLMTDSKLALEAYELEPQIDPALKQVAEWLAANALPESDDFAYFRKKLADDLVLLSDDELHYFVVNSTVVEPHVRIDDISGTADGGALFYTENLPPESILFTVIMASQERYRRGDSAENRMDATQIINTLVNDGENWQALQGRMVQFGGDASTGRGQIVCSIVGGGHE, from the coding sequence ATGTTTCAGGAAACCCGAATAGCATTCTTATATTGCGTCAGCCCGGTTCACATGGGCACCGGCACGGCGGTTGGCGGCTTAATCGACAACCCCATTCAGCGCGAACGCCATACCGAATATCCCATGATGGCCGGTTCCGGCATCAAAGGCGCAATTCGCCATGATTATTGGGCGCAGGACAAAAGCAGCAAACTGCTGAATCGTTTGTTTGGGCCGGAGAATGATGCCTCCGAACATGCCGGCGCATTAAGTTTTAGTGATGGGCAACTGGCCGCCTTTCCGGTGCGCTGCCCGAAAGCCGGTTATGTTTATGCCACCTCGCCGTTGTTGCTGGCCCGATTGAAACGGCAATTGGCGCTGGCGAAAACTCAGGTGGACTGGGTAATTCCGAATTTGGAAAGCGGCAAATGCCGGATCATAAACCCTGATCTAATGACGGATAGCAAATTGGCTTTGGAAGCCTACGAACTTGAGCCGCAAATTGACCCTGCGTTAAAACAGGTTGCCGAATGGCTAGCCGCAAATGCATTGCCGGAATCAGACGATTTTGCCTATTTCCGAAAAAAATTAGCGGACGATTTGGTACTGCTATCCGATGACGAACTGCATTATTTTGTAGTTAATTCAACGGTAGTCGAGCCTCATGTCCGGATCGACGACATCAGCGGTACAGCCGATGGCGGTGCCTTGTTCTATACAGAAAACCTGCCACCCGAAAGCATCCTATTTACTGTCATCATGGCGAGTCAGGAACGTTACAGACGCGGAGACAGCGCGGAAAATCGCATGGACGCCACACAGATCATCAATACGCTGGTCAATGACGGCGAAAACTGGCAAGCCTTGCAAGGCCGCATGGTGCAATTTGGCGGCGACGCCAGTACCGGACGTGGGCAAATCGTTTGCTCGATTGTCGGAGGCGGACATGAGTAA
- the cmr3 gene encoding type III-B CRISPR module-associated protein Cmr3: MSEFHFLQPLDVLYLRGNRLFGDSSATGEAVMPPWPSMAAGALRSQLLTGHGIDVGQFAQGKAALPDALAQSLGTPDQPGDFRISHFLLGKYDSDTDTLQDVYLPLPADVVVVAEGDNRKIHTLQPRRLPDAIQTGSSCSQIPVLRTDKQAKPEGGLWLNKEGIQSWLNGQPIHAKHLVESKALWKIDSRLGIALETQSRTTGEGQLYTVDAVALADCVGFIAGIKGANNLLPKNGVLRLGGDGRGARHLKLDWQVLQPDWNAIEKSRRFRLTLTTPGLFEQGWLLPGMTQQNGACLWQPPGFSAKLITASTSRAETISGWDIANNQPKPALKAVSTGSVYWFDQFEGETMALQKLVEHGLFHLDAYPDDKRRAEGFNNIMIGVWP; the protein is encoded by the coding sequence ATGAGCGAATTCCATTTTTTACAACCCTTGGATGTACTGTATTTGCGCGGCAATCGATTGTTCGGCGACAGCTCCGCCACCGGCGAAGCCGTCATGCCTCCCTGGCCTTCAATGGCCGCCGGTGCTTTGCGCTCGCAATTGCTGACTGGTCATGGTATCGACGTTGGTCAGTTTGCTCAAGGCAAGGCTGCTTTACCCGACGCATTGGCGCAAAGTTTGGGCACGCCGGACCAGCCAGGCGATTTCCGCATCAGCCATTTTCTACTCGGCAAATATGATTCAGATACGGACACATTACAGGATGTCTATCTGCCGTTGCCTGCGGATGTGGTTGTGGTTGCCGAGGGGGACAACAGGAAAATTCACACACTGCAACCGCGCCGATTGCCCGACGCCATCCAGACCGGCTCGTCATGCTCGCAAATACCCGTGTTGCGCACCGATAAACAAGCCAAGCCCGAAGGCGGCTTGTGGTTGAATAAGGAGGGTATTCAAAGCTGGCTTAATGGACAACCGATTCATGCGAAACATCTGGTGGAGAGCAAAGCCCTTTGGAAAATCGACTCGCGGTTGGGTATTGCCTTGGAAACCCAAAGCCGCACCACAGGAGAAGGCCAGCTTTATACCGTGGACGCCGTGGCGCTGGCTGACTGTGTGGGTTTCATTGCCGGAATTAAGGGAGCCAACAACCTGTTACCAAAAAACGGCGTTTTACGTTTGGGCGGCGATGGACGCGGCGCTCGGCACCTGAAGCTCGATTGGCAAGTCTTGCAGCCAGACTGGAACGCTATCGAGAAATCGCGCCGTTTTCGCCTGACGCTGACCACGCCCGGCTTATTCGAACAAGGCTGGCTGTTGCCTGGCATGACACAGCAAAACGGTGCTTGTCTTTGGCAACCCCCTGGCTTTTCCGCAAAGTTGATAACTGCCAGCACCTCGCGCGCCGAAACCATCAGTGGCTGGGACATCGCCAACAATCAACCCAAGCCCGCGCTCAAAGCCGTCAGTACGGGCAGCGTTTACTGGTTCGATCAATTCGAAGGCGAAACCATGGCTCTTCAAAAGCTTGTCGAACACGGTTTATTTCATCTGGATGCGTATCCTGACGACAAGCGGCGGGCGGAAGGTTTCAACAATATCATGATTGGGGTATGGCCATAA
- the cmr5 gene encoding type III-B CRISPR module-associated protein Cmr5, producing the protein MSKLPSLDQKRAAYAWQQVQGQSDDYTKLAKGAPALIMSNGLMQTLAFYQDKNKPHHHALNKHIIDWLAAYFTHQENVSVPFDKMMGVLLKTDSQKYRKATEETLALLRWIRQFAAINQ; encoded by the coding sequence ATGAGTAAGTTACCCAGTCTGGATCAAAAACGCGCGGCTTATGCCTGGCAACAAGTGCAGGGCCAAAGCGACGACTACACAAAATTAGCTAAAGGTGCACCAGCCTTGATTATGAGCAATGGCTTGATGCAGACATTGGCGTTTTACCAAGACAAAAATAAGCCACATCATCATGCTTTGAATAAGCATATTATCGACTGGCTGGCCGCTTATTTCACACATCAAGAAAATGTCTCAGTACCTTTCGACAAAATGATGGGGGTGCTTTTAAAAACCGACAGTCAAAAATACCGCAAAGCCACCGAAGAAACCTTGGCGCTGCTGCGCTGGATACGTCAATTTGCGGCAATCAACCAATAA
- the csm6 gene encoding CRISPR-associated ring nuclease Csm6 encodes MNSQILLAVTGLTPQVVTETLYALHRQGEPLPTAIHILTTAEGYQRARLTLINDGWLARFFQDYRLPRPDFSERSIHVLQCAGGRALNDIRSQADNQAMADGITEWIRTFTADPDTALHVSIAGGRKTMGFYAGYALSLYGRQQDRLSHVLVSADYESHPQFYYPTPYSQVIYGNDPSRKPLDTRHADVILADIAFVRLRHGLDRTLLDGKSSFSRTVANAQAALGPAHLTIDPDRRLLIAQGTPVKLIPADLAFYLWLLQRQADGLASPPCPSDGAPDEIYGAEYLRHYRRITGKLGGADRTEAALRGGMSKAFFEQRKSRINKVLGRALQQAAGAYLIQAVGKRPRTRYRIALEAEQIQFQQERTC; translated from the coding sequence ATGAACAGCCAGATTTTACTCGCCGTAACCGGCCTGACTCCGCAAGTCGTCACCGAAACGCTGTATGCCTTGCACCGGCAGGGCGAGCCGCTGCCGACGGCCATTCATATCCTGACCACGGCGGAAGGCTATCAGCGCGCCCGGCTGACCTTGATCAACGACGGCTGGCTGGCGCGTTTTTTCCAGGATTACCGGTTGCCCCGGCCGGATTTTTCCGAACGGTCCATCCATGTTCTGCAATGCGCCGGCGGCCGGGCCCTGAACGACATCCGCAGCCAGGCCGACAACCAGGCCATGGCCGACGGCATTACCGAATGGATCAGAACTTTCACCGCCGACCCGGACACCGCCTTGCATGTCTCGATTGCCGGCGGCCGCAAGACCATGGGTTTTTATGCCGGCTATGCCTTGTCCCTGTATGGGCGGCAACAGGACCGCCTCAGCCATGTGCTGGTTTCGGCGGACTATGAATCGCATCCGCAGTTTTATTATCCGACGCCCTATTCCCAGGTGATCTACGGCAACGACCCCAGCCGTAAACCCCTGGATACCCGGCATGCCGACGTGATCCTGGCCGACATTGCCTTCGTGCGGCTCAGGCACGGGCTGGACCGGACGCTGCTCGACGGCAAAAGCAGCTTCAGCCGGACCGTGGCCAATGCCCAGGCCGCGCTGGGGCCGGCGCATTTGACGATCGATCCGGACAGGCGCCTGCTCATTGCCCAAGGGACGCCAGTTAAATTGATCCCGGCCGACCTGGCCTTCTACCTTTGGCTGCTGCAGCGCCAGGCCGATGGCCTGGCGTCGCCGCCATGCCCCAGTGATGGCGCGCCCGATGAAATCTACGGCGCCGAATATTTACGCCATTACCGCCGAATCACCGGAAAACTGGGCGGAGCGGACCGCACCGAGGCCGCCTTGCGGGGCGGCATGAGCAAAGCGTTTTTCGAACAGCGCAAATCGCGGATCAACAAGGTGCTCGGCCGGGCTTTGCAACAGGCTGCAGGGGCTTACTTGATCCAGGCGGTAGGAAAACGGCCGAGGACGCGGTATCGGATAGCACTTGAAGCGGAACAGATTCAATTTCAACAGGAGCGAACATGCTGA
- the cas10 gene encoding type III-B CRISPR-associated protein Cas10/Cmr2: MKDNTLWQAKLAARVHDPAEKALVLMRDPAGHEGGTTRALFKTFFPNGLDAETKAWIEKSDHWASAADRPQFPQDKDNRYAAWAQVRFDQAPEIKHPLTGDSAELMGKLNIDPAHIKAFSTDYFLELIERDAQDAIDWQKTLLGFWRFGPELNPKGIGHLWRLLPADTRVPDHTIWAHLDLTSAFCGAFAADPNEQPALLNVSFGPVQSFIAAGRSTSDLWAGSHLLSRIAWEGMKIICERLGPDAIIFPQLRGVPLVDLWLQKDMGLPASRFDEFECEWRKAKTDANPLFSAALPNKFLALVPASMAMELAEQVTARVRQWVLAEANAMLDECLEIARLKQTDLYCYRQLKEQLNGFPEVYWAAVPWLCRQQEGKVNIDALQEAMLPFYPETNLPGFLGSELWKTLNQAIQPEQDWQFYRPNPGVLYPAVYDLLDRVAAAAKATRTFQQKPQQGYRNTLSGEYEWLTTNQTQLAVPPGKRQNTLWQKVAEQKPSWVKNGEHLSALDMLKRLWPKRFIDEIKNSVDGLGSISRYVVSTHDMAFSTSFEQWLQNSNRESLPIELMAILEGWSEQSALPKKVLNMTGADQQARLLAKKLPSFWDAHCENETLKPSIKFKLSGFFQETYYALILMDGDNMGAWLSGSEDKYRLAYQDSWHSKIKSGIDQRYREQLKSYLESKRYPSPARHMAISDALNGFSLDLARYVVEDLYKGKLLYAGGDDVMAMVSVDDLLPAMLLLRLVYSGIFPVNGDSSIVWKSLLKQEKAELRLKNGYVLKDETLYRVMGVKATASCGAVIAHHAAPLGQVLKTLRSAEQRAKKTGGRDAFAIDLLKRSGGAVKLTCPWFNNPDNPESLLDSPMGQLIRMRDALAEPNLSRRAAYIAQDWLRQLPPQTLFLQDPFLYKSLLQQSLEYPLLRQNQGIPQYHDLAERMVELGMSQAGQACADFITHFIGIAEFLARDSRAGGAQ, translated from the coding sequence ATGAAAGACAACACCCTCTGGCAAGCCAAACTCGCCGCCCGCGTCCACGATCCTGCCGAAAAAGCGCTGGTCTTGATGCGCGACCCGGCCGGACACGAAGGGGGCACGACGCGCGCGTTGTTCAAGACGTTTTTTCCAAACGGTCTTGATGCTGAAACCAAAGCGTGGATAGAGAAATCCGACCATTGGGCTTCGGCGGCAGACCGGCCGCAATTTCCGCAAGATAAGGACAATCGCTATGCCGCCTGGGCGCAAGTCCGCTTCGATCAAGCGCCGGAAATCAAACATCCGTTGACCGGTGATTCGGCGGAACTGATGGGAAAATTAAATATCGACCCCGCGCATATCAAGGCATTTAGCACCGACTATTTTCTGGAATTGATTGAGCGGGATGCACAAGATGCTATTGATTGGCAAAAAACCTTGCTCGGTTTCTGGCGTTTTGGTCCGGAACTTAACCCGAAAGGCATCGGCCATTTGTGGCGCTTGCTGCCTGCCGATACCCGCGTTCCCGATCATACCATCTGGGCGCACCTGGATTTGACCTCGGCGTTTTGCGGCGCATTTGCGGCAGACCCGAACGAGCAGCCGGCTTTGCTCAATGTCAGTTTCGGGCCGGTGCAATCGTTCATCGCCGCCGGGAGATCAACCTCGGATTTATGGGCCGGTTCGCATCTGTTGTCGCGCATCGCATGGGAAGGTATGAAAATCATATGCGAGCGGCTCGGGCCGGATGCGATTATTTTCCCGCAACTGCGTGGCGTACCGCTGGTGGATTTATGGCTGCAAAAAGACATGGGTTTGCCGGCAAGTCGGTTCGATGAATTTGAATGTGAATGGCGCAAAGCCAAAACCGATGCCAACCCTTTGTTTTCGGCGGCACTGCCCAATAAATTTCTCGCGCTGGTTCCTGCGTCGATGGCAATGGAACTTGCGGAGCAAGTAACAGCAAGAGTACGGCAATGGGTTCTTGCCGAAGCTAACGCCATGCTGGATGAATGCCTGGAAATAGCCCGACTGAAGCAAACCGATCTGTATTGCTATCGTCAACTGAAGGAGCAATTGAACGGTTTCCCTGAAGTGTATTGGGCTGCCGTGCCCTGGTTGTGCCGGCAACAAGAGGGCAAAGTGAATATTGATGCTTTGCAGGAGGCGATGCTGCCATTTTATCCTGAAACGAATTTGCCGGGCTTTTTAGGCAGCGAATTATGGAAAACACTCAATCAAGCCATTCAGCCAGAGCAAGACTGGCAGTTCTATAGGCCTAACCCCGGTGTTTTATATCCAGCAGTTTACGACCTGTTGGATAGAGTCGCAGCCGCTGCCAAGGCCACCCGGACCTTTCAACAAAAACCGCAACAAGGCTACCGCAATACTTTGAGCGGAGAATACGAATGGCTGACGACTAACCAAACACAACTGGCTGTGCCGCCGGGAAAGCGGCAAAACACCCTGTGGCAAAAAGTTGCAGAGCAAAAACCGTCCTGGGTCAAAAACGGCGAGCATCTGAGTGCCCTGGATATGCTGAAGAGGCTGTGGCCAAAGCGTTTTATCGACGAAATCAAAAATTCTGTGGATGGTTTAGGAAGTATCAGTCGCTATGTGGTTTCGACTCACGACATGGCCTTTTCCACGAGTTTTGAACAGTGGCTACAAAACTCAAATCGCGAATCCTTACCGATTGAATTGATGGCGATACTGGAAGGCTGGTCCGAACAATCAGCCCTGCCAAAAAAGGTTCTTAATATGACCGGAGCTGATCAGCAAGCCCGTTTATTGGCCAAGAAACTGCCTTCGTTTTGGGATGCCCATTGTGAAAACGAGACGTTGAAACCCAGCATTAAATTCAAACTTAGCGGCTTTTTTCAGGAAACCTATTATGCCTTGATTCTGATGGACGGCGACAACATGGGCGCATGGCTATCGGGCAGTGAGGATAAATACCGATTGGCCTATCAGGACAGTTGGCATAGCAAGATCAAGAGCGGTATCGATCAACGTTACCGAGAACAGCTCAAGTCTTATCTGGAAAGCAAACGCTATCCGTCTCCGGCCCGCCATATGGCGATTTCCGATGCACTCAACGGCTTTTCGCTGGATTTGGCGCGCTATGTGGTCGAGGATTTATATAAAGGCAAACTGCTTTACGCCGGTGGCGATGATGTAATGGCTATGGTATCCGTAGACGATTTGTTGCCGGCGATGTTGCTGTTGCGTTTGGTGTATAGCGGAATATTTCCTGTAAATGGCGATTCCTCAATTGTATGGAAATCGCTGTTGAAACAGGAAAAAGCCGAGCTGCGATTGAAAAACGGCTACGTACTCAAAGATGAAACCCTTTACCGGGTCATGGGTGTTAAAGCGACCGCTTCTTGCGGAGCCGTAATCGCACACCATGCCGCGCCACTCGGGCAGGTGCTGAAAACCTTAAGGTCCGCCGAACAGCGCGCCAAAAAAACCGGCGGACGCGATGCCTTTGCTATTGATTTGCTCAAGCGTTCCGGCGGCGCAGTCAAATTGACCTGTCCCTGGTTCAACAACCCAGATAATCCAGAGAGTTTGCTGGACAGCCCAATGGGGCAATTAATCCGGATGAGAGATGCACTTGCGGAGCCCAACTTATCGCGTCGCGCGGCTTATATCGCCCAGGACTGGTTAAGGCAATTGCCGCCGCAAACCTTGTTCCTCCAAGATCCCTTTCTTTACAAATCGTTGCTACAGCAATCGCTTGAATACCCGTTATTGCGGCAGAATCAAGGCATCCCTCAATATCATGATTTGGCAGAGCGTATGGTGGAGTTAGGAATGAGTCAGGCAGGACAAGCGTGTGCCGACTTCATCACCCACTTCATCGGCATCGCCGAATTTTTAGCCCGCGACAGCCGCGCTGGAGGTGCGCAATGA